In Zingiber officinale cultivar Zhangliang chromosome 1A, Zo_v1.1, whole genome shotgun sequence, a genomic segment contains:
- the LOC122038714 gene encoding heterogeneous nuclear ribonucleoprotein Q-like isoform X1, which translates to MPPKRRVVKTVRKTTPKSQTKTAAEIPNTPAAEPSRPAVDSPAIVTPPPSVIASETPVSELIEPTPDPPAPDASVVQPPETPAAAVEAAEEPSETPADANPSIVVTEPQASVVEVPIAAPQTATVVPSGAGKKTAVRVRKVIKKKIVKKIIPKAVHLAKKDSVSSPQPAETARQETLVAETGSDNPSSDAAAGDAVLVENNEVDKEKGVHKERDDLKKDTHMDQDEQGDKENDDQRKQDKEEGHNDTVVVAADEMVELSEQQDKDNDAKKKQDNGEAHNEGLVAASDEMDGMSEQQDKENDAQRNQDKEEGHNEAMVAASDEMAGMYERKNRRKTEIFIGGLSRDAKEEDLKKVFGKVGEIVEVRLMMDGQTRKNKGYAFLRYKDPAHAKKAVSEFPRVEICGKLCGAAALEGNDTIYLGSIDKDWKKEDVMKILQDIGIEKIDTVTVMPDPHNADANRGFAFLELETNRDAHIAYRKLQKKDVFGKGRNISVSWAEPLNDPNEEELKKVKSVYVEGIPSSWNESKLRELFGKFGEIERIVHSRDIHTAKRKDFAFVNFTVREAALSCIESFKEDVTENDSKVPIKVSFAKPVQKSKQSKGSSKYTSTDKEKTKPMQRDDKTIDSSYKRKSFRGDINITGGDRKTSTTNELLQVLREQAHWKHGQGGYGRGPMVQDYPHVAGAKRSFSYPGEEASYLDTRGYPHPRLDRSFPVSSSSYGAYPSGGAYPSGAGSSLPYYQHSNTGYLSAGSSAVPEYHGNFQNQGAPPPNRSSMFSRYRYG; encoded by the exons ATGCCTCCCAAGAGGCGCGTCGTCAAAACCGTACGCAAAACCACCCCAAAATCCCAAACGAAAACCGCCGCCGAGATCCCCAACACTCCCGCTGCCGAGCCCTCTCGTCCCGCCGTCGATTCCCCCGCAATCGTCACCCCTCCCCCCTCCGTCATCGCCTCAGAGACACCCGTCTCCGAGCTCATCGAGCCTACCCCGGATCCTCCTGCCCCTGATGCCTCCGTCGTCCAGCCTCCCGAAACCCCCGCTGCCGCTGTCGAAGCCGCAGAGGAACCTTCGGAAACTCCCGCCGACGCGAACCCTTCGATCGTTGTCACGGAACCTCAGGCGTCGGTGGTGGAGGTTCCCATTGCGGCACCTCAGACAGCAACTGTGGTGCCTTCTGGAGCTGGGAAGAAGACAGCCGTCCGGGTGAGGAAGGTGATCAAGAAGAAGATAGTCAAGAAAATCATCCCTAAGGCGGTTCATTTAGCGAAGAAGGATTCGGTTTCGTCGCCACAGCCAGCGGAGACGGCCAGACAAGAAACCCTAGTCGCTGAAACCGGGTCTGATAACCCTAGTTCCGATGCTGCGGCTGGAGATGCTGTGCTGGTTGAGAATAATGAGGTAGATAAGGAGAAGGGTGTGCATAAGGAACGGGATGACTTGAAAAAGGATACACATATGGATCAGGACGAGCAGGGAGATAAGGAGAATGATGATCAAAGGAAGCAGGATAAGGAAGAAGGTCACAATGACACAGTGGTGGTTGCTGCGGATGAGATGGTTGAGTTGTCCGAGCAACAGGACAAGGACAATGATGCTAAAAAAAAGCAGGATAATGGGGAAGCTCACAATGAGGGATTGGTTGCTGCTAGTGATGAGATGGACGGGATGTCTGAGCAGCAGGATAAGGAAAATGATGCTCAAAGGAACCAGGACAAGGAAGAAGGTCACAATGAGGCAATGGTGGCTGCCAGTGATGAGATGGCTGGGATGTACGAGCGGAAGAATAGGAGAAAAACTGAGATTTTTATTGGTGGATTGAGTAGGGATGCAAAGGAGGAGGATCTGAAGAAGGTCTTTGGAAAGGTGGGAGAAATTGTGGAAGTAAGACTGATGATGGATGGTCAAACAAGGAAGAACAAGGGCTATGCTTTCTTGAGGTATAAGGATCCAGCGCATGCTAAAAAGGCCGTCTCTGAATTTCCTAGAGTTGAG ATCTGTGGAAAGCTTTGTGGAGCAGCTGCTCTTGAGGGTAATGATACTATATATTTGGGAAGCATTGATAAGGACTGGAAGAAAGAAGAT GTGATGAAGATTTTGCAAGATATTGGAATTGAAAAGATTGACACTGTCACTGTCATGCCTGATCCTCATAATGCAGATGCAAATCGTGGATTTGCTTTCCTTGAGCTTGAAACTAACAGAGATGCACATATTGCTTACAGAAAACTTCAGAAAAAGGATGTGTTTGGAAAAGGTCGAAATATTTCTGTTTCTTGGGCTGAACCATTAAATGACCCTAATGAGGAGGAGTTGAAGAAg gtgAAATCTGTTTATGTTGAGGGCATACCATCTTCGTGGAATGAGTCCAAGTTAAGGGAGTTATTTGGCAAGTTTGGTGAGATTGAACGGATTGTCCATTCACGTGATATTCACACTGCTAAGAGAAAAGATTTTGCTTTTGTTAACTTCACTGTTAGAGAGGCAGCTCTTTCATGCATTGAATCATTCAAGGAGGACGTAACTGAGAATGACTCAAAG GTGCCTATTAAAGTATCATTTGCTAAGCCTGTGCAAAAGAGCAAGCAGAGTAAAGGGTCTTCAAAGTATACAAGCACAGACAAGGAAAAGACTAAGCCTATGCAAC GTGATGACAAGACAATTGATTCGTCATACAAGAGAAAATCTTTCAGAGGAGATATTAATATTACAGGTGGAGACAGGAAGACTTCTACTACCAATGAACTCCTTCAAGTTTTGAGGGAGCAAGCTCATTGGAAACATGGACAAGGTGGTTATGGCAGAG GTCCTATGGTACAAGATTATCCACATGTGGCTGGAGCAAAACGTTCCTTCTCTTATCCG GGAGAAGAAGCTTCATACTTGGACACCAGAGGATACCCTCATCCTCGTCTTGACAGATCTTTTCCAGTTTCCAGCTCAAG CTATGGTGCATACCCTTCTGGAGGCGCATACCCTTCTGGAGCTGGGTCTTCTCTGCCATACTATCAGCACTCAAATACTGGTTATTTAAGTG CAGGTTCTAGTGCTGTACCAGAGTATCATGGCAATTTTCAG AATCAAGGAGCTCCTCCACCTAATAGAAGCAGTATGTTTTCTAGAT ATAGATATGGTTGA
- the LOC122038714 gene encoding heterogeneous nuclear ribonucleoprotein Q-like isoform X3 — MPPKRRVVKTVRKTTPKSQTKTAAEIPNTPAAEPSRPAVDSPAIVTPPPSVIASETPVSELIEPTPDPPAPDASVVQPPETPAAAVEAAEEPSETPADANPSIVVTEPQASVVEVPIAAPQTATVVPSGAGKKTAVRVRKVIKKKIVKKIIPKAVHLAKKDSVSSPQPAETARQETLVAETGSDNPSSDAAAGDAVLVENNEVDKEKGVHKERDDLKKDTHMDQDEQGDKENDDQRKQDKEEGHNDTVVVAADEMVELSEQQDKDNDAKKKQDNGEAHNEGLVAASDEMDGMSEQQDKENDAQRNQDKEEGHNEAMVAASDEMAGMYERKNRRKTEIFIGGLSRDAKEEDLKKVFGKVGEIVEVRLMMDGQTRKNKGYAFLRYKDPAHAKKAVSEFPRVEICGKLCGAAALEGNDTIYLGSIDKDWKKEDVMKILQDIGIEKIDTVTVMPDPHNADANRGFAFLELETNRDAHIAYRKLQKKDVFGKGRNISVSWAEPLNDPNEEELKKVKSVYVEGIPSSWNESKLRELFGKFGEIERIVHSRDIHTAKRKDFAFVNFTVREAALSCIESFKEDVTENDSKVPIKVSFAKPVQKSKQSKGSSKYTSTDKEKTKPMQRDDKTIDSSYKRKSFRGDINITGGDRKTSTTNELLQVLREQAHWKHGQGGYGRGPMVQDYPHVAGAKRSFSYPGEEASYLDTRGYPHPRLDRSFPVSSSSYGAYPSGGAYPSGAGSSLPYYQHSNTAGSSAVPEYHGNFQNQGAPPPNRSSMFSRYRYG; from the exons ATGCCTCCCAAGAGGCGCGTCGTCAAAACCGTACGCAAAACCACCCCAAAATCCCAAACGAAAACCGCCGCCGAGATCCCCAACACTCCCGCTGCCGAGCCCTCTCGTCCCGCCGTCGATTCCCCCGCAATCGTCACCCCTCCCCCCTCCGTCATCGCCTCAGAGACACCCGTCTCCGAGCTCATCGAGCCTACCCCGGATCCTCCTGCCCCTGATGCCTCCGTCGTCCAGCCTCCCGAAACCCCCGCTGCCGCTGTCGAAGCCGCAGAGGAACCTTCGGAAACTCCCGCCGACGCGAACCCTTCGATCGTTGTCACGGAACCTCAGGCGTCGGTGGTGGAGGTTCCCATTGCGGCACCTCAGACAGCAACTGTGGTGCCTTCTGGAGCTGGGAAGAAGACAGCCGTCCGGGTGAGGAAGGTGATCAAGAAGAAGATAGTCAAGAAAATCATCCCTAAGGCGGTTCATTTAGCGAAGAAGGATTCGGTTTCGTCGCCACAGCCAGCGGAGACGGCCAGACAAGAAACCCTAGTCGCTGAAACCGGGTCTGATAACCCTAGTTCCGATGCTGCGGCTGGAGATGCTGTGCTGGTTGAGAATAATGAGGTAGATAAGGAGAAGGGTGTGCATAAGGAACGGGATGACTTGAAAAAGGATACACATATGGATCAGGACGAGCAGGGAGATAAGGAGAATGATGATCAAAGGAAGCAGGATAAGGAAGAAGGTCACAATGACACAGTGGTGGTTGCTGCGGATGAGATGGTTGAGTTGTCCGAGCAACAGGACAAGGACAATGATGCTAAAAAAAAGCAGGATAATGGGGAAGCTCACAATGAGGGATTGGTTGCTGCTAGTGATGAGATGGACGGGATGTCTGAGCAGCAGGATAAGGAAAATGATGCTCAAAGGAACCAGGACAAGGAAGAAGGTCACAATGAGGCAATGGTGGCTGCCAGTGATGAGATGGCTGGGATGTACGAGCGGAAGAATAGGAGAAAAACTGAGATTTTTATTGGTGGATTGAGTAGGGATGCAAAGGAGGAGGATCTGAAGAAGGTCTTTGGAAAGGTGGGAGAAATTGTGGAAGTAAGACTGATGATGGATGGTCAAACAAGGAAGAACAAGGGCTATGCTTTCTTGAGGTATAAGGATCCAGCGCATGCTAAAAAGGCCGTCTCTGAATTTCCTAGAGTTGAG ATCTGTGGAAAGCTTTGTGGAGCAGCTGCTCTTGAGGGTAATGATACTATATATTTGGGAAGCATTGATAAGGACTGGAAGAAAGAAGAT GTGATGAAGATTTTGCAAGATATTGGAATTGAAAAGATTGACACTGTCACTGTCATGCCTGATCCTCATAATGCAGATGCAAATCGTGGATTTGCTTTCCTTGAGCTTGAAACTAACAGAGATGCACATATTGCTTACAGAAAACTTCAGAAAAAGGATGTGTTTGGAAAAGGTCGAAATATTTCTGTTTCTTGGGCTGAACCATTAAATGACCCTAATGAGGAGGAGTTGAAGAAg gtgAAATCTGTTTATGTTGAGGGCATACCATCTTCGTGGAATGAGTCCAAGTTAAGGGAGTTATTTGGCAAGTTTGGTGAGATTGAACGGATTGTCCATTCACGTGATATTCACACTGCTAAGAGAAAAGATTTTGCTTTTGTTAACTTCACTGTTAGAGAGGCAGCTCTTTCATGCATTGAATCATTCAAGGAGGACGTAACTGAGAATGACTCAAAG GTGCCTATTAAAGTATCATTTGCTAAGCCTGTGCAAAAGAGCAAGCAGAGTAAAGGGTCTTCAAAGTATACAAGCACAGACAAGGAAAAGACTAAGCCTATGCAAC GTGATGACAAGACAATTGATTCGTCATACAAGAGAAAATCTTTCAGAGGAGATATTAATATTACAGGTGGAGACAGGAAGACTTCTACTACCAATGAACTCCTTCAAGTTTTGAGGGAGCAAGCTCATTGGAAACATGGACAAGGTGGTTATGGCAGAG GTCCTATGGTACAAGATTATCCACATGTGGCTGGAGCAAAACGTTCCTTCTCTTATCCG GGAGAAGAAGCTTCATACTTGGACACCAGAGGATACCCTCATCCTCGTCTTGACAGATCTTTTCCAGTTTCCAGCTCAAG CTATGGTGCATACCCTTCTGGAGGCGCATACCCTTCTGGAGCTGGGTCTTCTCTGCCATACTATCAGCACTCAAATACTG CAGGTTCTAGTGCTGTACCAGAGTATCATGGCAATTTTCAG AATCAAGGAGCTCCTCCACCTAATAGAAGCAGTATGTTTTCTAGAT ATAGATATGGTTGA
- the LOC122038714 gene encoding multiple RNA-binding domain-containing protein 1-like isoform X2, whose product MPPKRRVVKTVRKTTPKSQTKTAAEIPNTPAAEPSRPAVDSPAIVTPPPSVIASETPVSELIEPTPDPPAPDASVVQPPETPAAAVEAAEEPSETPADANPSIVVTEPQASVVEVPIAAPQTATVVPSGAGKKTAVRVRKVIKKKIVKKIIPKAVHLAKKDSVSSPQPAETARQETLVAETGSDNPSSDAAAGDAVLVENNEVDKEKGVHKERDDLKKDTHMDQDEQGDKENDDQRKQDKEEGHNDTVVVAADEMVELSEQQDKDNDAKKKQDNGEAHNEGLVAASDEMDGMSEQQDKENDAQRNQDKEEGHNEAMVAASDEMAGMYERKNRRKTEIFIGGLSRDAKEEDLKKVFGKVGEIVEVRLMMDGQTRKNKGYAFLRYKDPAHAKKAVSEFPRVEICGKLCGAAALEGNDTIYLGSIDKDWKKEDVMKILQDIGIEKIDTVTVMPDPHNADANRGFAFLELETNRDAHIAYRKLQKKDVFGKGRNISVSWAEPLNDPNEEELKKVKSVYVEGIPSSWNESKLRELFGKFGEIERIVHSRDIHTAKRKDFAFVNFTVREAALSCIESFKEDVTENDSKVPIKVSFAKPVQKSKQSKGSSKYTSTDKEKTKPMQRDDKTIDSSYKRKSFRGDINITGGDRKTSTTNELLQVLREQAHWKHGQGGYGRGPMVQDYPHVAGAKRSFSYPGEEASYLDTRGYPHPRLDRSFPVSSSSYGAYPSGGAYPSGAGSSLPYYQHSNTGYLSGSSAVPEYHGNFQNQGAPPPNRSSMFSRYRYG is encoded by the exons ATGCCTCCCAAGAGGCGCGTCGTCAAAACCGTACGCAAAACCACCCCAAAATCCCAAACGAAAACCGCCGCCGAGATCCCCAACACTCCCGCTGCCGAGCCCTCTCGTCCCGCCGTCGATTCCCCCGCAATCGTCACCCCTCCCCCCTCCGTCATCGCCTCAGAGACACCCGTCTCCGAGCTCATCGAGCCTACCCCGGATCCTCCTGCCCCTGATGCCTCCGTCGTCCAGCCTCCCGAAACCCCCGCTGCCGCTGTCGAAGCCGCAGAGGAACCTTCGGAAACTCCCGCCGACGCGAACCCTTCGATCGTTGTCACGGAACCTCAGGCGTCGGTGGTGGAGGTTCCCATTGCGGCACCTCAGACAGCAACTGTGGTGCCTTCTGGAGCTGGGAAGAAGACAGCCGTCCGGGTGAGGAAGGTGATCAAGAAGAAGATAGTCAAGAAAATCATCCCTAAGGCGGTTCATTTAGCGAAGAAGGATTCGGTTTCGTCGCCACAGCCAGCGGAGACGGCCAGACAAGAAACCCTAGTCGCTGAAACCGGGTCTGATAACCCTAGTTCCGATGCTGCGGCTGGAGATGCTGTGCTGGTTGAGAATAATGAGGTAGATAAGGAGAAGGGTGTGCATAAGGAACGGGATGACTTGAAAAAGGATACACATATGGATCAGGACGAGCAGGGAGATAAGGAGAATGATGATCAAAGGAAGCAGGATAAGGAAGAAGGTCACAATGACACAGTGGTGGTTGCTGCGGATGAGATGGTTGAGTTGTCCGAGCAACAGGACAAGGACAATGATGCTAAAAAAAAGCAGGATAATGGGGAAGCTCACAATGAGGGATTGGTTGCTGCTAGTGATGAGATGGACGGGATGTCTGAGCAGCAGGATAAGGAAAATGATGCTCAAAGGAACCAGGACAAGGAAGAAGGTCACAATGAGGCAATGGTGGCTGCCAGTGATGAGATGGCTGGGATGTACGAGCGGAAGAATAGGAGAAAAACTGAGATTTTTATTGGTGGATTGAGTAGGGATGCAAAGGAGGAGGATCTGAAGAAGGTCTTTGGAAAGGTGGGAGAAATTGTGGAAGTAAGACTGATGATGGATGGTCAAACAAGGAAGAACAAGGGCTATGCTTTCTTGAGGTATAAGGATCCAGCGCATGCTAAAAAGGCCGTCTCTGAATTTCCTAGAGTTGAG ATCTGTGGAAAGCTTTGTGGAGCAGCTGCTCTTGAGGGTAATGATACTATATATTTGGGAAGCATTGATAAGGACTGGAAGAAAGAAGAT GTGATGAAGATTTTGCAAGATATTGGAATTGAAAAGATTGACACTGTCACTGTCATGCCTGATCCTCATAATGCAGATGCAAATCGTGGATTTGCTTTCCTTGAGCTTGAAACTAACAGAGATGCACATATTGCTTACAGAAAACTTCAGAAAAAGGATGTGTTTGGAAAAGGTCGAAATATTTCTGTTTCTTGGGCTGAACCATTAAATGACCCTAATGAGGAGGAGTTGAAGAAg gtgAAATCTGTTTATGTTGAGGGCATACCATCTTCGTGGAATGAGTCCAAGTTAAGGGAGTTATTTGGCAAGTTTGGTGAGATTGAACGGATTGTCCATTCACGTGATATTCACACTGCTAAGAGAAAAGATTTTGCTTTTGTTAACTTCACTGTTAGAGAGGCAGCTCTTTCATGCATTGAATCATTCAAGGAGGACGTAACTGAGAATGACTCAAAG GTGCCTATTAAAGTATCATTTGCTAAGCCTGTGCAAAAGAGCAAGCAGAGTAAAGGGTCTTCAAAGTATACAAGCACAGACAAGGAAAAGACTAAGCCTATGCAAC GTGATGACAAGACAATTGATTCGTCATACAAGAGAAAATCTTTCAGAGGAGATATTAATATTACAGGTGGAGACAGGAAGACTTCTACTACCAATGAACTCCTTCAAGTTTTGAGGGAGCAAGCTCATTGGAAACATGGACAAGGTGGTTATGGCAGAG GTCCTATGGTACAAGATTATCCACATGTGGCTGGAGCAAAACGTTCCTTCTCTTATCCG GGAGAAGAAGCTTCATACTTGGACACCAGAGGATACCCTCATCCTCGTCTTGACAGATCTTTTCCAGTTTCCAGCTCAAG CTATGGTGCATACCCTTCTGGAGGCGCATACCCTTCTGGAGCTGGGTCTTCTCTGCCATACTATCAGCACTCAAATACTGGTTATTTAAGTG GTTCTAGTGCTGTACCAGAGTATCATGGCAATTTTCAG AATCAAGGAGCTCCTCCACCTAATAGAAGCAGTATGTTTTCTAGAT ATAGATATGGTTGA